One window of the Endomicrobium proavitum genome contains the following:
- the pyrR gene encoding bifunctional pyr operon transcriptional regulator/uracil phosphoribosyltransferase PyrR — MSEIILDSQAFQNAVKKVAGDIFKDNKNISELAIVGVHNKGVCIAKRILSELAKLANVGEASINFGTLDITLYRDDLDDFGADMPVIKDTEIPFDISQKKIILVDDVLYTGRTVRASLDVLMDFGRPKSIQLAVLVDRGHRELPIEAGYAGIRRVIDGKVKVECKEIEGEDKVFVL, encoded by the coding sequence ATGTCAGAAATAATTTTAGATTCGCAGGCGTTTCAAAACGCCGTTAAAAAAGTTGCCGGAGATATTTTTAAAGATAATAAAAATATTTCGGAACTTGCCATAGTAGGCGTTCACAACAAAGGCGTATGTATTGCAAAAAGAATTTTGTCCGAGCTTGCAAAACTTGCAAACGTTGGCGAGGCAAGTATTAACTTCGGCACGCTTGATATAACGCTTTACAGAGACGACCTTGACGATTTCGGCGCGGATATGCCCGTTATTAAAGATACTGAAATACCTTTTGACATAAGCCAGAAAAAAATAATTCTCGTTGACGATGTTCTCTACACGGGAAGAACCGTCCGCGCGTCTCTTGACGTGCTTATGGATTTCGGAAGACCGAAATCCATACAGCTTGCCGTGCTTGTTGACAGAGGCCACAGGGAGCTTCCCATAGAGGCCGGATACGCGGGAATAAGGCGCGTTATTGACGGGAAAGTAAAAGTAGAATGTAAAGAAATTGAAGGGGAAGATAAAGTCTTTGTTTTGTAA
- the purD gene encoding phosphoribosylamine--glycine ligase translates to MKVLVIGSGGREHAICRQFAQSSNIEKIYCAPGNGGIASVAQNTNIGVSEFEKLATFVKENNIDLTFVGPEVPLSEGIVDFFEAEGLKIAGPSKAAARLEASKTYSKEFMQKYNVPTAKYESFSNIDDALKYLENWEENKKVVVKADGLAAGKGVYMCNGRVDAINAVKQIMSEKVLGAAGATVVIEEFINGQELSYLIFTDGVSYAMMPASQDHKRVNDNDEGLNTGGMGAYAPAPLATENLNKKVETNIIQKVIKGIRNEKLNYKGVLYVGVIMNGQEPYVLEFNCRFGDPETQAVLPLLKTNLTDICEALLNKKLSDIKIEWKKEFAVCVVLASGGYPGSFQKGFEIKGLESITDKDTIIFHAGTKVENGKAVTSGGRVLGVTSTAADIKSAIDKVYSQVKLISFENMHYRKDIAHKAIRS, encoded by the coding sequence ATGAAAGTTTTGGTGATAGGTTCAGGCGGCAGAGAACATGCAATTTGCCGGCAGTTTGCACAGAGTTCCAATATTGAAAAAATTTATTGCGCTCCGGGAAACGGCGGAATTGCTTCTGTGGCGCAAAATACAAATATCGGCGTCAGCGAGTTTGAAAAACTTGCGACGTTTGTTAAAGAAAATAATATAGATTTAACTTTTGTCGGTCCCGAAGTTCCTCTTTCCGAGGGAATAGTAGATTTTTTTGAAGCCGAAGGTTTAAAAATAGCAGGGCCTTCAAAAGCCGCGGCTCGTCTTGAAGCAAGCAAAACTTATTCAAAAGAATTCATGCAAAAATATAATGTGCCCACGGCGAAATATGAAAGTTTTTCAAATATAGACGACGCGTTAAAATATCTTGAAAATTGGGAAGAAAATAAAAAAGTCGTAGTAAAAGCGGACGGTCTTGCCGCCGGAAAAGGCGTTTATATGTGCAACGGCAGAGTGGACGCAATAAATGCTGTTAAGCAAATAATGAGCGAAAAAGTTTTAGGCGCCGCCGGCGCAACTGTTGTAATAGAAGAATTTATCAACGGTCAGGAACTTTCATATTTAATTTTTACCGACGGCGTTTCTTACGCAATGATGCCTGCGTCTCAAGATCATAAAAGAGTAAACGATAACGATGAAGGTTTAAACACGGGCGGAATGGGCGCGTATGCTCCGGCTCCGCTTGCGACGGAAAATTTAAATAAAAAAGTTGAAACAAATATTATTCAAAAAGTTATAAAAGGCATTCGGAACGAAAAATTAAATTATAAAGGCGTGCTGTATGTGGGCGTTATAATGAACGGACAAGAGCCTTATGTTTTAGAATTTAACTGCCGCTTCGGCGACCCTGAAACGCAAGCCGTGCTGCCGCTTCTTAAAACAAATTTAACGGATATTTGCGAAGCTCTTTTAAATAAGAAACTTTCGGATATAAAAATTGAATGGAAAAAAGAGTTTGCAGTCTGCGTTGTTTTAGCGTCCGGCGGTTATCCGGGAAGTTTTCAAAAAGGTTTTGAAATCAAAGGTCTTGAAAGTATAACCGATAAAGACACAATAATTTTTCACGCGGGCACAAAAGTTGAAAACGGCAAAGCTGTAACGTCGGGCGGAAGAGTTTTAGGAGTTACTTCAACGGCGGCAGATATAAAAAGCGCAATTGATAAAGTTTATTCGCAGGTAAAACTAATATCTTTTGAAAACATGCATTACCGCAAAGATATTGCGCATAAAGCAATCAGGAGTTAA
- the purE gene encoding 5-(carboxyamino)imidazole ribonucleotide mutase, which produces MDNRTDVAIIVGSASDLPVINETVKMLKEFGLAYSINIASAHRTTQHLKQSIQGAESSGAKVFITAAGMAAALPGVVASETIVPVIGVPMEGKNLASLDALFAIVQMPKGVPVATVAVGKAGAVNAAVLAAQIIAVSNDALKEKLVEYKKKQAESVVKEDLKLQKDGIEKYLQQQAGK; this is translated from the coding sequence ATGGACAACAGAACGGATGTAGCGATAATTGTCGGTTCGGCTTCGGATTTGCCCGTTATAAATGAGACTGTCAAAATGTTGAAAGAATTCGGTTTGGCATACAGCATTAATATTGCTTCCGCTCACAGAACGACGCAGCATTTGAAACAGAGCATTCAAGGCGCAGAGTCTTCCGGCGCAAAAGTTTTTATAACTGCCGCGGGAATGGCGGCGGCGCTGCCCGGAGTTGTAGCTTCGGAAACAATCGTGCCGGTAATAGGCGTGCCGATGGAAGGAAAAAATCTTGCAAGTTTAGACGCGCTTTTTGCAATAGTTCAAATGCCTAAAGGCGTGCCGGTTGCAACTGTTGCGGTTGGCAAAGCCGGAGCGGTAAATGCGGCGGTTCTTGCGGCGCAGATAATAGCGGTTTCAAACGACGCGTTAAAAGAAAAACTTGTTGAATATAAAAAGAAACAGGCGGAGTCTGTGGTAAAAGAAGATTTGAAACTTCAAAAAGACGGAATAGAAAAATACTTGCAGCAACAAGCGGGGAAATAA